Within the Solwaraspora sp. WMMA2056 genome, the region CGGTGCCCGGTCCGCGCCGGGCGTCGACGGCGGCGGCGACCGCGGTCAGCCGACGGTCCCCCGGCGGTACGTCGATCCGGAAGTGGCTCTCGTGTGGCGCCTGCCGGTCGTCGCCACCCCAGCGGACCACCCCGGCGCACTCGGCCAGGATGTCGCGGATCACGACCAGCTGCGCGGGGAAGAAGCCACCGGTCACGCCGACCGGGTAGCGGGCCGGGTGCAGGGCGATCGCCGTACCGCTGCGGTGCGCGGCGGGGCCGGTGGGCTGCCAGCCGGACGCGTCGCCGTCGCCCAGCGGTGCGACCTCGTAGTGGAAGCGGCGGGCGACGTGCCGCAGCACGGTGGCGACGGCACCAGCGGCCAGCAGCACGGTGGCATCGCTGCCCTCGATCCGCACCGGTGCGACCTGCCCGGCGTCGACCGCCGGCCAGCCGCTCACGGTCGGGTCGGCCGGTGCCGCGCCGACCGCTGGCGCTGCGGGATCAGCGGGTGCGGCCGCGCCGGCGGCCGGCAGCCCGGCCGCGCCGAGCAGTGCGCCGCCGGTGACGGCTCCGCTGGCCGCGAGCAGCCTGCGGCGGGGCATCATGGTCGAGGTCATCGGGTCGCCTCCGTTGTCGCGACGGTGGTCTCGACCGAGGAGACCCCCGGGTCGGTGCCCGGCCGGTGGATGTTCTTGTCGATCTCGATGGCCCCGCTGCCGGTGCCGACCGTGAGGGTCTGGATCTGGTTGAACGACCAGTTCTCCGGCAGCGGGAAGCCCATGTTGCCGGAGAACCCGGTCGACATGCCGGAGACGAACGACCACAGTGCCTGGGTCTGCTGGCTGACCTGGGCGCAGACGTTGCGGGATCCGTAGACACCGTGGACGTACCGGTTGCCGGCGGCGGCCAGCCCGGCCACCACCACCCCGGTGAAGTACGGCACGATGTGTGACGCGATGTCGGCCCCGGTGGCGTCGTAGTCCACCGCGAAGTAGATCACCGTGCCGGCCCGGAAGCCGTAGCCGAGCGCGGCGGCGTGGGCGTCCAGCGCATCCTGGTACCCGGTGGCGTAGGTGAAGTAGGAGACCTCTTCGCCGTAGTACTGGGAGATCGGGAAGACCTTCAGGCCGTTGCGGAAGATGGTGTCGAGCTCACCCGGCTGGATCTTCTTGTTCAGCGTGCCCCAGGGCTTCTCGTCGAGGTACCGCCCGACCACGCGGTAACCGGCGGCGTACAGGGCCTGGGCCCGAGCGTCGGTGACCGTGGTGATGCAGTCCGCAGCGGTGCCGGGACGGCTCGGGTCGCCGGTGGAGACCAGCAGTTGGCACCAGGTCGCGAAGTCACCGGCGCCGGTGACCGGCAGCACGGAGAAGGACTGGAAGTCGCGTACCGCCGCCGCGACCGTGGCGGTGTAGCTGGCGGTGAAGGTCTCGTACGTACCGCCGGCGGCGAGCCGAATCCGGTTGACCACCATCGCGGCGGTGAAGATCTGCACGAACACCCCGGTCGAGCCGACGCTGAGGTGGTGGTTGCGCAGGCCGGCCTGGGTCCCCGGGCCGAAGACCCCGGTGGCCTGGTCGTCGGTCATTCCCAGCTCGAACTGGATGGCCAGGAACAGGGCCTTCTGGACATCCCGGGAGAAGTGTCCGTCGCAGGGGGCGACGAAGAAGTCGCGGCGGTGCACGTACCGGCCGTTGAGCCACTGCTGGATCTGCCGGACCGCCGCCGACCCGCCGGGCAGCAGGACGTAGGCGTCCATGGTCAGCAT harbors:
- a CDS encoding glycoside hydrolase domain-containing protein, with amino-acid sequence MVLAAQQWVNATYRQVPGYQVVAEDGRTGWPTMYALTRALQHELGIAGLVDNFGPTTLSLLTRRGGIRIGDPNTNMVRILQAACFCKGYHAGGITGTFGPNTQAAVTAMMADAGLGPIVGGAASPKVVKAMLTMDAYVLLPGGSAAVRQIQQWLNGRYVHRRDFFVAPCDGHFSRDVQKALFLAIQFELGMTDDQATGVFGPGTQAGLRNHHLSVGSTGVFVQIFTAAMVVNRIRLAAGGTYETFTASYTATVAAAVRDFQSFSVLPVTGAGDFATWCQLLVSTGDPSRPGTAADCITTVTDARAQALYAAGYRVVGRYLDEKPWGTLNKKIQPGELDTIFRNGLKVFPISQYYGEEVSYFTYATGYQDALDAHAAALGYGFRAGTVIYFAVDYDATGADIASHIVPYFTGVVVAGLAAAGNRYVHGVYGSRNVCAQVSQQTQALWSFVSGMSTGFSGNMGFPLPENWSFNQIQTLTVGTGSGAIEIDKNIHRPGTDPGVSSVETTVATTEATR